CTAGCATTTCTGCCTTCTCTTATCAattcattcattcattatttgtctgttctttctttgttctgACTGCACAAGAGGTCAGTTTATTGCatatagagaaaaaaaatttcaagaaatcacTCGTCTAAATTAAGATATGGATTTGGTCTTGGAAGTCGCTGACCATTATGTCTTGGACGACTTGTACGCTAAAGTTCTGCCCACGTCATTGGGTGCCAACATCCCTGCCAAATGGCAGGAGTGGTTGGGGTTCAACAGTGGATTCAGTAATTCTACGATTTTGCAGGAGACGTTGAACTCCAAGAATGCCATCAAGGAGTGCAGAAAGTTCTACGGCCAGGTgccatttctttttgacaTGTCTACCACGACATTCGCATCGCTTTTGCCCCGTTCCAGCATCTTGAGAGAATTCCTCTCACTTTGGGTAATTGTTACCATCTTCGGTTTGCTACTGTACTTGTTCACTGCTAGTCTCAGTTACGTGTTTGTCTTTGACAAGTCCATTTTCAACCATCCCcgttatttgaaaaaccaaATGGCAATGGAAATTAAGTTAGCCGTCAGCGCCATCCCATGGATGTCAATGTTGACTGCGCCATGGTTTGTCATGGAAATGAACGGCCACTCCAAACTTTACATGAATATCGACTACGAAAACCACGGTGTGAGGAAACTCATCATCGAATACTtcactttcatcttctttacAGATTGTGGTGTCTACCTAGCCCACAGATGGTTGCATTGGCCAAGAGTCTACCGTGCTCTGCACAAGCCTCATCACAAGTGGTTGG
This genomic window from Saccharomyces kudriavzevii IFO 1802 strain IFO1802 genome assembly, chromosome: 12 contains:
- the ERG3 gene encoding C-5 sterol desaturase (similar to Saccharomyces cerevisiae ERG3 (YLR056W); ancestral locus Anc_8.41), which produces MDLVLEVADHYVLDDLYAKVLPTSLGANIPAKWQEWLGFNSGFSNSTILQETLNSKNAIKECRKFYGQVPFLFDMSTTTFASLLPRSSILREFLSLWVIVTIFGLLLYLFTASLSYVFVFDKSIFNHPRYLKNQMAMEIKLAVSAIPWMSMLTAPWFVMEMNGHSKLYMNIDYENHGVRKLIIEYFTFIFFTDCGVYLAHRWLHWPRVYRALHKPHHKWLVCTPFASHSFHPVDGFLQSISYHIYPLILPLHKVSYLILFTFVNFWTVMIHDGQYLSNNPAVNGTACHTVHHLYFNYNYGQFTTLWDRLGGSYRRPDDSLFDPKLRDSKETWDAQVKEVEHFIKEVEGDDNDRVYENDSNGKKNN